A DNA window from Gillisia sp. Hel1_33_143 contains the following coding sequences:
- a CDS encoding sodium/pantothenate symporter yields MFASETWSLYVTLLLVVYSLVIIFFVVRGMRKTKNIDDFAIGSNGFPAWAVGLSLAASMTSAATFIINPGFIALYGFAGIISFGVVMPIAIFASLIFFTKAFQKHGSTVKALTMAQWIGKRYDSKGLTIFFAFLSLLLITFIVLICVGLTQIISKSLNLEPFYVLLGLVIFVFGYMMFGGANSMVYTNTIQAVLMFIVALILILSGAEYFNHGIEGFINTLKDIDPQLVKTTNEKSFLFRDYFEIISCQIVIGIAIVCQPHIITKSLFLKDAKSVNKYLFVAISCMTVFFLVVFVGLYARITFPDLAIDGVPLKMDELVSAYVVKTFTAGVGVLIVAGLISAGLSTLEGLIQSLSTTISTDLITPLFPSVKKISSVALNKIVIILLAIVSFWLSHDQIINPNVSVAIFAQNGVYAYFAAAFVPVLFGIYFKKVSKNAVFIASFSAVALHFIIYYGRITPYMQEPVNNPGVSAAIAIVASFIIGNLLYLFSKKKV; encoded by the coding sequence ATGTTCGCAAGTGAAACCTGGTCTTTATATGTAACACTTTTACTCGTAGTTTATTCATTGGTTATCATATTTTTTGTAGTTCGCGGAATGCGAAAGACTAAGAATATAGATGATTTTGCCATTGGGAGTAACGGTTTCCCAGCTTGGGCAGTAGGACTATCTTTAGCCGCTTCTATGACGAGTGCGGCGACGTTTATAATCAATCCGGGGTTTATAGCACTTTATGGTTTTGCAGGAATTATCTCTTTTGGAGTAGTTATGCCAATTGCCATTTTTGCATCGCTTATATTTTTTACCAAGGCATTCCAAAAACATGGGTCTACAGTAAAAGCGCTTACTATGGCGCAATGGATCGGGAAGCGATATGATAGTAAAGGACTCACCATTTTCTTTGCGTTTCTTTCTCTTTTGCTGATCACTTTTATAGTGCTAATTTGTGTGGGGCTTACGCAGATCATTTCAAAATCTTTGAATTTGGAACCCTTCTATGTCTTGCTGGGATTAGTGATTTTCGTGTTTGGATATATGATGTTTGGTGGCGCAAATTCTATGGTATATACTAATACCATTCAGGCTGTATTAATGTTTATTGTGGCGCTTATTCTTATTTTATCTGGAGCAGAATATTTTAATCATGGAATTGAAGGCTTTATAAATACCTTAAAAGATATTGATCCTCAATTGGTAAAAACTACCAATGAAAAGAGTTTTCTTTTTAGAGATTACTTTGAAATTATCTCTTGCCAGATAGTGATTGGAATTGCGATTGTTTGTCAGCCTCATATTATTACAAAATCACTGTTTTTAAAAGATGCAAAGTCTGTAAATAAATATCTTTTTGTAGCAATTAGCTGTATGACGGTTTTCTTTCTGGTAGTATTTGTCGGGCTTTATGCTCGTATCACTTTTCCAGATCTGGCAATAGATGGAGTTCCGCTTAAGATGGATGAGTTGGTTTCGGCATATGTGGTCAAGACTTTTACCGCCGGGGTGGGTGTTCTAATTGTTGCCGGGTTGATCTCTGCAGGACTTTCTACTTTGGAAGGTTTAATTCAGTCGCTTTCTACTACTATAAGTACCGACTTAATTACACCGTTATTTCCTTCTGTAAAAAAGATAAGTTCTGTAGCGCTTAATAAGATCGTGATCATCTTATTAGCAATTGTGAGTTTTTGGTTGAGTCATGATCAGATCATAAACCCAAACGTAAGTGTGGCTATTTTTGCCCAAAATGGGGTTTATGCCTATTTCGCTGCTGCCTTTGTGCCTGTGTTATTCGGAATTTATTTTAAAAAGGTAAGCAAGAATGCTGTGTTTATTGCAAGTTTTTCTGCCGTAGCGCTTCACTTTATAATTTACTACGGAAGGATCACTCCATATATGCAGGAACCGGTAAACAACCCTGGAGTTTCTGCAGCTATAGCTATAGTTGCATCTTTTATCATTGGTAATTTGCTATATTTATTCAGTAAAAAGAAAGTATGA
- a CDS encoding isoaspartyl peptidase/L-asparaginase family protein, whose translation MKRRKFIERSSLTGIGIVFSSTVINASPLQNFNQKQMNKFPITIATWNFPNASKRAGELLSQGANALDAVEQGVMVEEADIRNTTVGKGGAPDRDGNVTLDACIMSASGNAGAVVYLKHTSKAASVARKVMEETPHVMLAGEGADLFAIQQGFEKEELFTESSKADYQEWLKKKEYKPIINIENHDTIGMLCIDKNGDLAGACTSSGLSYKINGRVGDSPIIGSGLFLDNEIGGAVATGMGEAIMKSVGSFLIVELMRQGKSPQEACEEAINRIIKANPNTYKEFQAAFIAINKKGEIGSHCIQKGFSYVKYQADKNENILSSYNF comes from the coding sequence ATGAAAAGAAGAAAGTTTATTGAAAGATCTTCACTTACCGGAATAGGAATTGTATTTTCATCAACCGTTATTAATGCTTCTCCATTGCAAAATTTTAATCAAAAACAAATGAACAAATTTCCAATCACCATTGCCACATGGAATTTCCCTAACGCCAGTAAAAGAGCCGGTGAATTATTGAGTCAAGGCGCAAATGCGCTAGATGCTGTGGAGCAAGGAGTCATGGTTGAAGAAGCAGATATTAGAAACACCACCGTTGGGAAAGGTGGAGCGCCAGACAGAGATGGAAATGTAACTTTAGATGCATGCATTATGTCTGCTTCGGGAAATGCCGGTGCTGTTGTATATTTAAAACATACCTCTAAAGCTGCCTCTGTAGCACGAAAAGTAATGGAGGAAACTCCGCATGTAATGCTAGCAGGAGAAGGTGCAGATCTTTTTGCCATACAGCAAGGTTTTGAAAAAGAAGAATTATTTACAGAGAGTTCTAAAGCCGATTATCAGGAATGGTTAAAAAAGAAAGAATACAAACCGATAATCAATATTGAAAATCACGACACCATTGGAATGTTATGCATCGATAAAAATGGGGATCTAGCAGGAGCCTGCACCAGTAGCGGACTTTCTTATAAAATAAATGGACGCGTTGGAGATTCACCTATTATTGGTTCCGGATTATTTTTAGATAATGAAATTGGTGGAGCAGTAGCTACCGGGATGGGTGAAGCTATTATGAAAAGTGTTGGAAGCTTTTTGATAGTGGAATTGATGCGACAAGGAAAATCGCCTCAAGAAGCCTGTGAGGAAGCAATTAATAGGATCATAAAAGCAAACCCGAATACTTATAAAGAATTTCAGGCAGCTTTTATAGCCATCAATAAAAAAGGTGAAATTGGCTCTCACTGCATTCAGAAAGGCTTTAGTTACGTAAAATATCAAGCTGATAAGAATGAGAACATTCTTAGCAGCTATAATTTTTAA
- a CDS encoding cyanophycinase, with the protein MIKGTLIPIGGNEDKGFHKADRFRLDYISQGILFRVVEESGGKNSRILVITTASGIPEVVGKNYVDAFSLLECKHVVTLFIASKEEADLPENLDLLKNADCILFSGGNQSKITSRIKNTQFHKILMERYKNENIVVAGTSAGAMCMSMEMITGGSSKESFIKAATKFKEGMALIPELIIDTHFIQRGRFGRLSEAVARYYDRIGFGLAEDTGLVIKNGNDCEIIGSGMVIIFDPGKLTHNNYDILKKGTPLTMTHLITHVLSAGDRFDIDKRTIKVLTNPDHML; encoded by the coding sequence ATGATAAAAGGAACTTTAATTCCTATTGGCGGAAATGAAGATAAAGGGTTTCATAAAGCAGACAGATTTCGATTAGATTACATAAGCCAAGGAATTTTGTTCAGAGTTGTTGAAGAAAGCGGAGGTAAAAATTCAAGAATATTAGTAATTACAACAGCTTCAGGAATTCCTGAGGTTGTTGGAAAAAACTATGTTGATGCATTTAGTCTATTAGAATGTAAACATGTAGTTACTTTATTTATAGCATCTAAAGAAGAAGCAGATCTTCCTGAAAATTTAGACCTATTAAAAAATGCAGATTGCATCTTATTTTCTGGTGGAAATCAATCTAAAATTACTTCGAGAATTAAAAATACCCAGTTCCATAAGATCTTGATGGAGCGTTATAAAAATGAAAATATAGTTGTTGCCGGAACCAGCGCTGGTGCCATGTGTATGTCTATGGAAATGATCACAGGCGGAAGCAGTAAAGAATCTTTTATAAAAGCAGCCACCAAATTTAAAGAAGGAATGGCCTTGATTCCTGAGCTTATTATAGATACCCATTTTATTCAACGAGGTCGTTTTGGACGTTTATCTGAAGCTGTTGCAAGATATTATGACCGAATTGGCTTCGGATTAGCCGAAGACACCGGACTCGTAATAAAGAATGGAAATGATTGTGAGATTATTGGTTCAGGAATGGTTATTATTTTTGATCCCGGAAAACTTACTCATAATAATTATGACATTTTAAAGAAAGGCACTCCTTTAACTATGACGCATCTAATTACCCACGTTCTTTCTGCGGGTGATAGGTTTGACATAGACAAAAGAACCATTAAGGTTTTAACCAATCCAGATCATATGTTATAG
- a CDS encoding class I adenylate-forming enzyme family protein has protein sequence MNYLDWISKWSSYTPDKKAVRSLDTGRIYTYKQLDDTSRKIGILLLNRFQLKKGDRIAVVAKHSPEYLMLFIAAQRLGIILVPLNFRATSYELKHCITDVIPTLVLAEGSSFELLEEELKTFSNASLSLFSSFFTEAERLELPEVLNKITIEVDQPIFIFYTSGTTGKPKGVIYTNRMMFWNSLNTSVQLEITSADHTLNVLPPFHTSGWNVLLLPMLHRGARVDFLKRFKPKKVLNYIEEEPISLFLAVPTMLRMMVKNKAFSTFKADVLKYIVVGGEPLSIKLIDAWAEKGIFLSQGYGLTEAGPCITSLHHHDALWKKGSIGKPNFYVDMKIVNTSGEEVANYEYGEICLKGNIVTPGYWNNSSYSFNKIKEEWLYTGDMAKIDEDGFIYIVGRKNQLFISGGENIHPSEIEQVLYKYNLVKEAAVIGIEDENWGEIGVAFIVLNDDDDLKADDILNHLKKYLASYKIPKDIICLDSLPKSGIGKIDRVKLKNLYKIINHEKRNVV, from the coding sequence ATGAACTATCTGGATTGGATATCAAAATGGTCATCTTATACTCCCGATAAAAAGGCGGTAAGATCTTTAGATACCGGTCGCATTTATACTTATAAGCAGTTAGATGATACTTCCAGAAAAATTGGAATTTTATTGCTGAATAGATTTCAGCTAAAAAAAGGAGATAGAATAGCGGTTGTTGCAAAACATTCTCCTGAATATTTAATGTTATTTATAGCCGCTCAAAGGTTGGGAATTATCTTAGTGCCTTTAAATTTTAGAGCTACAAGTTACGAGTTAAAACATTGTATTACTGATGTGATCCCAACTTTGGTATTGGCTGAAGGTTCAAGTTTTGAATTATTAGAAGAAGAATTAAAAACCTTTAGCAATGCTAGCTTATCTTTATTTTCCTCATTTTTTACTGAAGCAGAAAGATTAGAACTGCCAGAAGTTTTAAACAAAATTACTATTGAAGTAGATCAGCCAATATTTATTTTTTATACTTCGGGAACCACTGGAAAACCTAAAGGAGTGATCTATACCAACAGAATGATGTTCTGGAATAGTTTGAACACTTCGGTACAATTGGAGATTACTTCTGCAGATCACACCTTAAATGTATTGCCGCCTTTTCATACTTCGGGATGGAATGTGCTTTTATTACCCATGTTACACCGCGGTGCTCGAGTAGATTTTTTAAAAAGATTCAAGCCTAAAAAAGTACTCAATTATATTGAAGAAGAACCTATCTCTCTGTTTTTAGCCGTGCCTACCATGTTGCGGATGATGGTTAAGAATAAGGCATTTTCAACCTTTAAGGCAGATGTATTAAAATATATAGTGGTAGGCGGGGAGCCACTTTCTATTAAACTGATTGATGCTTGGGCAGAAAAGGGAATTTTTTTAAGTCAGGGTTATGGATTAACAGAAGCCGGACCGTGCATTACTTCTTTGCATCATCACGATGCCTTATGGAAAAAGGGTTCTATTGGAAAACCTAATTTTTATGTTGATATGAAAATCGTTAATACTAGCGGGGAAGAAGTGGCAAATTATGAATATGGCGAGATCTGTTTAAAAGGAAATATAGTTACTCCCGGGTATTGGAACAACTCCTCTTATTCTTTTAATAAGATCAAAGAAGAATGGTTGTACACTGGTGATATGGCAAAGATTGATGAAGATGGGTTTATCTACATAGTTGGGAGAAAAAATCAGCTATTCATTTCCGGAGGGGAAAATATTCATCCTTCAGAAATTGAACAAGTGCTTTATAAATACAATCTGGTAAAAGAAGCTGCTGTAATTGGAATAGAAGATGAAAATTGGGGAGAAATTGGCGTTGCTTTTATTGTTTTAAACGACGATGATGATCTAAAAGCAGACGATATTTTGAACCACCTAAAAAAGTATTTGGCGAGTTATAAAATCCCGAAAGACATTATTTGCTTAGATTCTCTGCCGAAATCCGGAATCGGTAAAATTGATAGAGTAAAATTAAAAAACTTATATAAAATTATAAATCATGAGAAAAGGAACGTTGTTTAG
- the cphA gene encoding cyanophycin synthetase — MKIREIHALRGPNYWSIKRHKLIVMVLDLEEMEKRPSDKIDGFSERIENMFPGMYEHRCSEGVAGGFFSRVKAGTWMGHIIEHIALEIQTLAGMDVGFGRTRGYGEDGVYNVVFDYMEEEVGIYAANASVKICMALVNSETYDLAVDIQEMKEIRESVRLGPSTGAIVAEAESRGIPWIRLNKHSLVQLGYGSNQKRIQATVTCHTSNIGVEIACDKVETKYLLEQAEIPVSKGKILRDEINLQEVVSELEFPLVTKPVNGNHGRGVTININTFKEALLGFNIAKKISSSVLIEKQIIGDDYRLLVINHKLVAASRRTPAHVVGNGKSTIRELIKEVNKDPRRGYGHEKMLTLITIDNVTKGIIATEGYTLKSVLKKGEKLILKDTANLSTGGTAEDVTDVVHPANLFMAERISKIIDLDICGIDVITTDISKPLSETGGAVIEVNAAPGFRMHLAPTKGLPRNVAAPVIDELFPHGATGKVPIIAITGTNGKTTTTRLIAHLAKQNGYKVGYTTSDGVYIQNRLLMKGDCTGPNSAEFVLKDPTIDFAVLECARGGILRSGLGFHNCDIGIVTNVSEDHLGLKGIHTIQQLAEVKGIIPESVVPNGYAILNADDDLVYKMRKKAISNIALFSMDENSTRIKAMQKKNGLSAIYENGYITICKGEWKLRIMKAVNIPLTFGGKAEFMIQNILPAVLAAYLRGVTIEDIKIGLQTFNPSPAQTPGRLNLFQFKNFQVLLDYAHNPAGMKALQNFIGKIDCTVKVGIIAGVGDRKEEDTKLLGSIAAEMFDEIIIRQDKNLRGRSEKELIDMLTAGINQTNPDKKTTVIPNEKEAVTYAIKHARKGSLIIICSDVITEVLALIQTMQEQEANGTLDL, encoded by the coding sequence ATGAAAATCAGAGAAATACATGCCCTTAGAGGCCCTAATTATTGGTCTATAAAAAGGCATAAATTAATAGTCATGGTTTTGGATTTGGAAGAGATGGAAAAGCGACCATCTGACAAAATTGATGGTTTTTCTGAAAGAATAGAAAACATGTTTCCGGGCATGTATGAGCATAGATGTTCTGAAGGTGTAGCTGGCGGATTTTTCTCAAGGGTGAAAGCAGGAACTTGGATGGGGCATATTATCGAACATATTGCTTTAGAAATTCAAACTTTGGCCGGAATGGATGTTGGGTTTGGTAGAACCAGAGGTTACGGGGAAGATGGAGTATATAATGTGGTGTTCGATTATATGGAAGAAGAGGTGGGTATATATGCAGCTAATGCTTCTGTAAAGATTTGTATGGCTTTGGTAAACAGCGAAACTTACGATCTTGCTGTTGATATCCAAGAAATGAAGGAAATTAGGGAGAGTGTAAGACTAGGCCCAAGCACTGGTGCTATTGTTGCAGAAGCAGAGAGTAGAGGAATTCCTTGGATTCGATTAAATAAGCACTCCTTAGTCCAACTTGGATACGGCTCGAATCAAAAAAGAATACAAGCTACAGTAACTTGCCATACCAGTAATATAGGTGTGGAGATTGCTTGTGATAAAGTTGAAACCAAATATTTATTAGAACAAGCAGAGATTCCTGTTTCAAAAGGTAAAATTTTGAGAGACGAAATTAATCTGCAAGAAGTGGTAAGTGAACTTGAATTTCCTTTGGTTACGAAGCCAGTAAATGGGAATCACGGTCGCGGGGTGACCATAAACATCAACACTTTTAAAGAGGCGTTGTTAGGATTTAATATTGCCAAAAAAATATCATCTTCGGTTTTAATAGAAAAGCAGATCATAGGTGATGATTATCGTCTATTGGTTATTAATCATAAATTGGTAGCAGCTTCCAGGCGTACTCCTGCACATGTGGTTGGAAATGGAAAAAGTACGATTAGGGAGTTAATCAAAGAAGTAAATAAAGACCCAAGGCGGGGTTATGGTCACGAAAAAATGTTGACCTTGATCACTATAGATAATGTAACCAAAGGAATTATTGCTACAGAGGGTTACACGCTGAAATCTGTTTTGAAAAAAGGCGAAAAATTAATTCTGAAAGATACTGCCAATTTGAGTACCGGTGGTACTGCAGAAGATGTTACCGATGTGGTACATCCGGCCAATCTCTTTATGGCAGAACGCATTTCAAAAATTATCGATCTTGATATTTGCGGAATTGATGTTATTACTACAGATATTAGTAAACCACTATCTGAAACCGGAGGAGCTGTAATTGAAGTAAATGCTGCTCCTGGTTTTCGAATGCACTTGGCGCCTACCAAAGGTTTGCCTCGCAACGTGGCAGCTCCAGTGATAGATGAACTTTTCCCTCATGGAGCCACTGGTAAAGTGCCTATAATTGCAATTACCGGTACCAACGGTAAAACAACCACTACTAGGTTGATAGCACATTTGGCTAAACAAAATGGGTATAAAGTTGGATATACTACTAGTGATGGAGTTTATATTCAGAATAGATTATTAATGAAGGGTGATTGTACAGGGCCTAACAGTGCAGAATTTGTATTGAAAGATCCTACCATCGATTTTGCTGTTTTGGAATGTGCTAGAGGAGGAATTTTACGTTCCGGGTTAGGATTTCATAATTGCGATATTGGTATAGTTACTAATGTTTCTGAAGATCATTTAGGCCTTAAAGGAATTCACACTATTCAGCAATTAGCAGAAGTAAAAGGAATTATTCCTGAAAGTGTTGTTCCAAATGGATATGCAATTCTTAATGCAGATGATGATTTAGTATATAAAATGCGTAAAAAAGCGATCTCTAACATTGCTCTCTTCTCTATGGATGAGAATAGCACTAGGATAAAAGCTATGCAAAAGAAAAATGGCCTTTCTGCCATTTATGAAAATGGATACATTACCATTTGTAAAGGAGAATGGAAATTGCGAATTATGAAAGCGGTTAATATTCCATTAACTTTTGGTGGTAAGGCAGAATTTATGATCCAGAATATACTTCCTGCAGTTTTAGCGGCCTACTTAAGAGGCGTTACTATAGAAGATATTAAAATTGGACTTCAAACCTTCAATCCTTCACCTGCACAGACACCGGGTAGACTGAACTTATTTCAATTTAAAAATTTCCAAGTTTTGTTAGATTATGCACACAATCCAGCAGGAATGAAAGCTTTACAGAATTTTATAGGAAAAATTGATTGTACGGTTAAAGTTGGAATTATAGCGGGAGTGGGAGATAGAAAAGAAGAAGATACCAAACTATTGGGAAGTATTGCTGCAGAAATGTTTGATGAAATTATTATTCGTCAGGATAAAAATCTAAGAGGAAGAAGTGAGAAGGAATTAATTGATATGCTTACTGCAGGGATCAATCAAACAAACCCAGATAAAAAAACTACCGTCATTCCTAATGAAAAGGAAGCCGTTACGTATGCTATTAAACATGCCAGAAAAGGTTCGCTCATTATAATTTGTAGCGATGTGATAACAGAAGTTTTAGCACTTATTCAGACAATGCAAGAACAAGAGGCAAATGGAACTTTAGATTTATAA